CCCAGTAACGCACAGCCTCGCTTTCATGTCAACTCCGGGCTTATTAGATGGCGTAACGATCTCGACCTGTGTTAGAACTGTGACCGCACACAGTTTCAAGGGAGAACACTCCATGCCTTCGCAGCCTGCGCCGACCTCACGCCCAGCCCCCGTCACGGGCGCCGAGGCGACCACCGCCGCCGCTTCCGCGGCCTCGACGTCGACGACCTCGGCGGCTCCGTCGCCGGCCGCGTCCGCGTCAGCGGCGCCGGTCCGCAGCGGCTGGATGCCCGGCACCTCGTCGATCCGCTTCGGCGGCGACTACAACCCCGAGCAGTGGACCCGTGAGACCTGGCTCGAGGACATCGAGCTCATGCGCGAGGCCGGCGTGAACCTCGTGAGCGTCGGCATCTTCTCGTGGGCGCTGCTCGAGCCGCGCGAGGGCGAGTACGACTTCGCGTTCCTCGACGAGGTGCTCGACCTGCTCGCGGGTGCCGGCATCGACGTCGACCTCGGCACCCCCACGACCGTGCCGCCGGCCTGGTTCTGGAAGGCGTACCCTCAGGCGCGGCCCGTGACCCGCGACGGCGTCGCCCTCGGCTTCGGGTCGCGCGGCATCGTGAGCCCGAGCAGCCCCGAGTACCGCCGCGCGGCGTCGGCGATCGCCGAGCGGCTCGCCGAGCGCTACGCGCAGCACCCCGCGGTCGTCATGTGGCACGTGCACAACGAGTACGGCGCGCCCGTCTCCGAGAGCTTCGACGAGGCATCCGTCGCGAACTTCCGTCGCTGGCTCGCCGCGCGCTACGGATCGCTCGACGCGCTGAACCGCGCGTGGGGCACGACCTTCTGGGGGCAGGTCTACGGCGAGTGGGACGAGATCGACGCACCGCGCCAGTCCGCGAGTGTCTCGAACCCCGCCCACCAGCTCGACTTCAAGCGGTTCAGCTCCGACGCGCTGCTCGAGTGCTTCGTGCTCGAGCGCGACGCGATCCGCCGGCACGCGACGCAGCCCGTCACGACGAACTTCATGGCCACGAGCTGCCCCTCGGTCGACTACTGGAGGTGGGCGCCCGAGGTCGACATCGTCTCGAACGACCACTACCTCACGGCCTCGCGCATCGACGCCCACGTGATGCTCGCGATGGACGCCGACTTCACCCGCTCGCTCGCGGCCGGCCGCCCGTGGGTGCTCATGGAGCACTCGACCTCGGCGGTCAACTGGCAGCCGCGCAACGTGGCGAAGCGCCCCGGCGAGCTCGCGCGCAACAGCATGGCCCACCTCGCCCGCGGCGCCGATGCGATCATGTTCTTCCAGTTCCGGGCGAGCCGGTTCGGCGCCGAGAAGTTCCACTCGGCGATGCTCCCCCACGCCGGCCGTTCGTCGCGCGTGTGGAAGGAGGTCGTGGGGCTCGGTGAGCTCGTGGGCGACCTGTCGGAACTGCGCGGCAGCCGGGTCGAGGCATCCGTCGCCGTGATCTGGAGCACCGAGTCGTTCTGGGCGCAGGAGCTCGAGTGGCGCCCCTCGGTCGACCTCTCGCACCGCGAGCGGCTCGAGGCGTTCTACTCCGAGCTCTGGAAGCTCGGGGTGACCGTCGACTTCGTGCACCCCGGCGCCGACCTGTCGGGCTACTCGGCCGTGTTCGCGCCGTCGCTGTACCTGCTCGACGAGGCGTCAACCGCCAACCTGCAGGCCTATGTGGCCGGCGGCGGCGTGCTCGCCGTGTCGTACTTCTCGGGCATCGTCGACGAGTTCGACTCAGTGCCGGCCGGTCCGTTCCCGGGCCGCCTGCGCGAGGTGCTGGGGCTGGCGATCGAGGAGTTCCAGCCGCTCCGCGAGGGCGGCCTCGTCGAGCTCACCAACGGGTCGAGCGGCGCCGTGTGGACCGACGAGATCCACCTCGAGGGCGCGGCCGCCGTCGAGGGCTTCGTCGACGGACCTGCCGCGGGCCTGCCCGCCATCACCCGCAACGCGCTCGGCGACGGCGCCGCCTGGTACCTCTCGACGAGGCTCGACGGCGACGAGCTCGCCGCGTTCATCGGGGGCGTGCTCGCCGATGCCGGCCTCGAGGTCGCGCCGCCGCCGACCGGGCTCGAACGCGTCTTCCGCGTCGCGGGCGACGGCACCCGCTTCGTCGTCGCGATCAACCACGCCAAGACCGACGCGGTGATCGCGGCGGCGGGCGTCGATGTCGCGACCGGCGAAGCGACGGATGCCTCGACGCTCGTGCCGGCCGGCGGCACCCGGGTCATCCGGCTTGCGGCGAGCGAGGGGTAACCGGCACCAGACCAGCACCACCAGAACCGAACACCGCAGCGTCGCGGATCCGTTCGCCCGACTCGGGCGGCGACCCGCGAGGCTGCCAGATCGAGAGGGACACGGATCGTGCAGAGACAACCAGGAAGGGCCGGGGCGGCAGCCCTGGCGGCGACCCTCGCCACCCTGATCGCGATACCCGCGGGGGCTTCGGCTGCCGCGGAATCCGAACCGGGTGACGGCCCGGTCGAGGCGGGCATCTCCGTCGCGAAGGTCGACGGCCTCTCCCCCGACTTCGTGAACGGCGTCGACGTCTCGACGGTGCTCTCGCTCGAAGAGAGCGGCGTGGTCTTCCGCGATGGGTCGGGCGCGCCTGCCGATCTCTTCGACGTGCTCGCCGCCGACGGCGTGAACGCCGTGCGCGTGCGGGTGTGGAACGACCCGTTCGACGCGACCGGCCGCGGCTACGGCGGCGGCGACGTCGACGTCGCACGCGCCGTCGAGATCGGGCAGCGGGCCACCGCGGCGGGCCTCGAAGTTCTCGTCGACTTCCACTACTCCGACTTCTGGGCCGACCCCGGGCGCCAGCTCGTGCCGAAGGCGTGGGCAGGGCTCAGCGACGCCGAGACCGTGACCGCGCTGCACGACTTCACGGTGTCGTCGCTGCGGGCGTTCGAGGCGGCCGGCGTCGACGTGTCGATGGTGCAGATCGGCAACGAGACGAACAATGCGATCGCCGGGCACACGCGTGCCGGCACGGCGATCGACGCGCAGTTCGCAGCCCTCGTCTCGGCGGGCAGCGCGGCCGTGCGCGAGACGCTGCCCGACGCGCTCGTCGCGGTGCACTTCACCAACCCCGAGACGCCCGGCCGCTACGCGACCTACGCCGCTGGCCTCGCGCAGTTCGGCGTCGATTACGACGTCTTCGCGAGCTCGTACTACCCGTACTGGCACGGCACCACCGAGAACCTCACGGCGGTGCTCGACGACATCGCGACGAGCTACGGCAAGCAGGTGATGGTCGCCGAGACCTCGTGGGCGCGCACCCTCGACGACGGCGACGGGTACGGCAATGTCATCGGCGCGAGCGGCATCACCGGGCAGTACCCCGTGAGCGTGCAGGGCCAGGCGACCCAGCTGCGCGACGTGATCGCCGCGGTCGCCGCCGTCGGCGACGCGGGCCTCGGCGTCTTCTACTGGGAGCCCGCGTGGCTGCCCGTCGGGCCGCCGAGCGAGGTCGAGGCGAACCGGGTGCTCTGGGAGCGCGACGGCTCGGGGTGGGCGACGAGCGCCGCGAGCGACTACGACCCCGTGCACGTCGGCGAGTTCTACGGCGGCTCGGCGT
The sequence above is a segment of the Agromyces hippuratus genome. Coding sequences within it:
- a CDS encoding glycosyl hydrolase 53 family protein — its product is MQRQPGRAGAAALAATLATLIAIPAGASAAAESEPGDGPVEAGISVAKVDGLSPDFVNGVDVSTVLSLEESGVVFRDGSGAPADLFDVLAADGVNAVRVRVWNDPFDATGRGYGGGDVDVARAVEIGQRATAAGLEVLVDFHYSDFWADPGRQLVPKAWAGLSDAETVTALHDFTVSSLRAFEAAGVDVSMVQIGNETNNAIAGHTRAGTAIDAQFAALVSAGSAAVRETLPDALVAVHFTNPETPGRYATYAAGLAQFGVDYDVFASSYYPYWHGTTENLTAVLDDIATSYGKQVMVAETSWARTLDDGDGYGNVIGASGITGQYPVSVQGQATQLRDVIAAVAAVGDAGLGVFYWEPAWLPVGPPSEVEANRVLWERDGSGWATSAASDYDPVHVGEFYGGSAWDNQSLFAWDGTPLESLRTFEYVVTGAVAPRAITTIEQVALTVTDGSPVTLPDTIAVEFNDGTTEHPSVEWSSAVDWIRGPGSYSIPGTTDSGLQVTATVDVVSPNFVQNPGFESSDMGAWQLTGPASRQESADASAGDFAVTFWNGGAYETSATQTLTGVPAGTYVLEATTQGTNSPSTDSRVLLATTSAGSWSAPLEFTAWNEFHTASVPGVVVGADGVVEIAAEFSLSAGAWGVLDEVRLIAPESSAEPVDTAKLEAALAGAAAIDRSKYTAASLANLDDAVAIGEVVLAGSRATARDVKDATKLVEKAVQQLKRVKQQ
- a CDS encoding beta-galactosidase; the encoded protein is MPGTSSIRFGGDYNPEQWTRETWLEDIELMREAGVNLVSVGIFSWALLEPREGEYDFAFLDEVLDLLAGAGIDVDLGTPTTVPPAWFWKAYPQARPVTRDGVALGFGSRGIVSPSSPEYRRAASAIAERLAERYAQHPAVVMWHVHNEYGAPVSESFDEASVANFRRWLAARYGSLDALNRAWGTTFWGQVYGEWDEIDAPRQSASVSNPAHQLDFKRFSSDALLECFVLERDAIRRHATQPVTTNFMATSCPSVDYWRWAPEVDIVSNDHYLTASRIDAHVMLAMDADFTRSLAAGRPWVLMEHSTSAVNWQPRNVAKRPGELARNSMAHLARGADAIMFFQFRASRFGAEKFHSAMLPHAGRSSRVWKEVVGLGELVGDLSELRGSRVEASVAVIWSTESFWAQELEWRPSVDLSHRERLEAFYSELWKLGVTVDFVHPGADLSGYSAVFAPSLYLLDEASTANLQAYVAGGGVLAVSYFSGIVDEFDSVPAGPFPGRLREVLGLAIEEFQPLREGGLVELTNGSSGAVWTDEIHLEGAAAVEGFVDGPAAGLPAITRNALGDGAAWYLSTRLDGDELAAFIGGVLADAGLEVAPPPTGLERVFRVAGDGTRFVVAINHAKTDAVIAAAGVDVATGEATDASTLVPAGGTRVIRLAASEG